In the genome of Taurinivorans muris, one region contains:
- a CDS encoding FAD-binding protein — MNTIQKSWGTLYETDMLILGTGASGIGAALKAAEKGCEALMIGKGTLESSGSLGGGNDHFMAVLDTDEPYDDKEAFINFYMKSAYGYKREQLAQWHDAFKPCLAVLDEVGTEFKPKEGGGRFRSVGFGQPGAWWLHIVNGRTIKRNLAKKVRKLPGIHVLDDIVITRLFAKDCHIAGCMGFNVLTGETVAVSCKVAVNCLGWHAQRAGNNSTGNPFNCWFTPFTTGSYFSLAYEVGAAVVNADISGRTTMLPKGWGAPGMNGINNMGGHELNALGDRFMGKYDPMWENGKRRNQIMGTEQEQLEGYGPPFYMDMRHLNKEDVHHLQYVLMPADKETYLDYCAARGIDFHTTPLEVEIGEIALSGMLLADERMETTVKGLFAGCNFTSFSGAMCGGYVAANHAADDVKTAEQGGLDDAVITAHKAKDMAPLENASTTGLNYMEFEGPIRQVMDYYAGFRRNMPGMELALKRLELISAYKDKVKAKNLHDLMRLREGFDLLELCKIHLGACLQRKETGRGMYKLSDYPKLDPSLDKGLAVRNKNGSPSYFWIEKTA, encoded by the coding sequence ATGAATACAATCCAAAAATCGTGGGGTACTTTGTATGAAACGGATATGCTCATACTCGGTACCGGCGCTTCCGGTATCGGCGCGGCGCTGAAAGCGGCTGAAAAAGGCTGTGAAGCATTGATGATCGGCAAAGGCACTCTTGAAAGTTCCGGTTCGCTCGGCGGCGGCAATGACCATTTCATGGCGGTGCTTGATACGGATGAACCGTATGACGATAAGGAAGCGTTCATTAATTTTTATATGAAATCCGCATACGGCTATAAAAGGGAACAGCTCGCGCAATGGCATGATGCGTTCAAACCCTGCCTTGCCGTTCTTGATGAAGTCGGTACTGAATTTAAACCCAAAGAGGGCGGAGGACGTTTCCGTTCCGTCGGTTTCGGGCAGCCCGGGGCATGGTGGCTCCATATTGTGAACGGACGCACCATTAAACGAAATCTCGCCAAAAAAGTGCGTAAATTGCCCGGTATCCATGTTTTGGATGACATCGTCATCACGAGGCTTTTTGCAAAAGACTGCCATATTGCCGGCTGCATGGGCTTTAATGTGCTTACGGGCGAAACCGTGGCTGTTTCTTGCAAGGTTGCGGTCAACTGCCTTGGCTGGCATGCGCAGAGAGCGGGCAACAACTCTACCGGCAATCCGTTTAACTGTTGGTTTACGCCGTTTACGACAGGCAGTTATTTTTCTTTGGCTTATGAAGTCGGAGCGGCGGTTGTCAATGCGGATATTTCCGGGCGTACCACCATGCTTCCGAAAGGTTGGGGCGCTCCGGGAATGAACGGTATCAACAATATGGGCGGTCATGAGCTTAATGCTCTCGGCGACCGTTTCATGGGCAAATACGACCCCATGTGGGAAAACGGCAAACGCCGCAACCAAATAATGGGTACGGAGCAGGAACAGCTGGAAGGGTACGGTCCTCCGTTCTATATGGATATGCGGCATTTGAATAAAGAAGACGTTCATCATCTGCAATATGTGCTCATGCCTGCGGATAAGGAAACCTATTTGGATTACTGCGCCGCCCGCGGCATTGATTTCCATACGACCCCGCTTGAAGTGGAAATCGGCGAAATTGCGCTTTCCGGCATGCTGCTTGCCGATGAACGTATGGAAACAACCGTGAAAGGGCTTTTCGCCGGCTGCAATTTCACAAGTTTTTCAGGAGCGATGTGCGGCGGATATGTCGCCGCAAACCATGCCGCCGATGATGTGAAGACCGCGGAGCAGGGCGGACTTGATGACGCCGTTATCACGGCACATAAGGCGAAGGATATGGCTCCGCTTGAAAATGCAAGCACAACCGGCTTGAATTATATGGAATTTGAAGGTCCTATCCGTCAGGTTATGGATTATTATGCAGGGTTCAGGCGGAATATGCCCGGTATGGAATTGGCTTTGAAACGCCTTGAATTGATTTCCGCCTACAAGGATAAGGTCAAAGCGAAAAATCTGCATGATTTGATGCGGCTGCGGGAAGGGTTCGATCTTTTGGAACTGTGCAAAATCCATTTGGGCGCTTGTTTACAGAGAAAAGAAACCGGCCGCGGAATGTATAAGCTTTCAGACTATCCGAAGCTTGATCCAAGTCTTGATAAGGGATTGGCGGTGCGGAATAAAAACGGTTCGCCAAGCTATTTTTGGATTGAAAAGACAGCATAA